A genome region from Cucurbita pepo subsp. pepo cultivar mu-cu-16 chromosome LG02, ASM280686v2, whole genome shotgun sequence includes the following:
- the LOC111788724 gene encoding probable alkaline/neutral invertase D, producing MDGFGLRNVSSHCSISEMDDYDLSRLLDKPKLNIERQRSFDDRSLSELSIGLARGGLDNFESSYSPGGRSGFDTPASSTRNTFETHPMIGEAWEALRRSLVYFRGQPVGTIAAYDHASEEVLNYDQVFVRDFVPSALAFLMNGEPEIVKNFLLKTLQLQGWEKKIDRFKLGEGAMPASFKVLHDPVRKTDTIAADFGESAIGRVAPVDSGFWWIILLRAYTKSTGDLSLAETPECQKGMKLILTLCLSEGFDTFPTLLCADGCSMIDRRMGIYGYPIEIQALFFMALRCALAMLKHDAEGKECIERIVKRLHALSYHMRSYFWLDFQQLNDIYRYKTEEYSHTAVNKFNVIPDSIPDWVFDFMPKRGGYFVGNVSPARMDFRWFALGNCVAILSSLATPEQSMAIMDLIESRWEELVGEMPLKISYPAIESHEWRITTGCDPKNTRWSYHNGGSWPVLLWLLTAACIKTGRPQIARRAIELTESRLLKDGWPEYYDGKFGRYVGKQARKYQTWSIAGYLVAKMLLEDPSHLGMISLEEDKQMKPLIKRSSSWTC from the exons atggatggGTTTGGACTTCGAAATGTGAGCTCACATTGCTCGATCTCTGAGATGGATGATTATGATCTGTCTCGGCTTCTTGACAAGCCTAAGCTCAATATTGAGAGGCAAAGATCGTTTGATGATCGGTCTCTCAGCGAGCTGTCCATCGGCCTTGCTCGGGGAGGTTTGGACAACTTTGAGAGCTCGTATTCACCTGGTGGAAGGTCAGGATTTGATACCCCTGCTTCATCTACTAGAAACACATTTGAGACCCACCCAATGATAGGTGAAGCATGGGAAGCTTTGCGGAGATCCTTGGTGTATTTTCGTGGCCAACCAGTTGGAACTATTGCAGCCTATGACCATGCCTCAGAGGAAGTTTTGAACTATGATCAG GTTTTTGTTAGGGATTTTGTACCCAGTGCTCTGGCTTTTCTGATGAATGGAGAGCCGGAAATAGTTAAGAATTTCCTGTTAAAGACTCTCCAGCTTCAGGgatgggaaaagaaaatagacaGATTCAAGCTTGGGGAAGGTGCAATGCCTGCTAGCTTTAAGGTTCTTCATGATCCTGTTAGAAAAACAGATACCATAGCTGCTGATTTTGGAGAGAGTGCTATTGGAAGAGTGGCTCCTGTCGACTCTGGATTCTGGTGGATCATTCTGCTCCGTGCATATACCAAGTCAACTGGTGATCTATCTCTGGCTGAAACACCAGAGTGTCAGAAGGGAATGAAGcttattttaactttatgtCTGTCAGAGGGCTTTGATACATTCCCAACTCTACTTTGTGCTGATGGATGCTCCATGATCGATCGAAGAATG GGTATATATGGTTATCCTATTGAAATTCAAGCCCTTTTCTTTATGGCCTTGAGATGTGCTCTGGCTATGCTGAAACATGATGCTGAAGGAAAAGAATGCATAGAGCGCATTGTGAAGCGTTTGCATGCGTTAAGTTATCACATGCGGAGTTATTTCTGGCTTGACTTCCAACAACTAAATGACATCTACCGTTATAAAACTGAAGAATATTCACATACAGCTGTAAATAAGTTCAATGTCATCCCCGATTCAATCCCAGATTGGGTGTTTGATTTTATGCCCAAACGTGGTGGGTACTTTGTTGGTAACGTCAGTCCTGCAAGAATGGATTTTAGATGGTTCGCATTAGGTAATTGTGTTGCAATTCTGTCTTCTCTTGCCACCCCTGAGCAATCCATGGCTATTATGGATCTTATTGAATCACGCTGGGAGGAGCTGGTTGGAGAAATGCCTTTGAAAATATCATATCCTGCCATTGAAAGCCATGAATGGCGAATTACTACTGGTTGTGATCCAAAGAATACCAGGTGGAGTTACCATAATGGTGGATCTTGGCCAG TGCTACTATGGCTGCTAACAGCCGCGTGCATAAAAACTGGACGACCACAGATTGCAAGAAGAGCCATTGAGCTGACCGAGAGTCGTTTGCTGAAGGATGGTTGGCCGGAATACTATGATGGGAAGTTTGGAAGATATGTAGGAAAACAAGCGAGGAAATATCAGACGTGGTCAATAGCAGGATACTTAGTTGCAAAGATGTTGTTGGAAGATCCATCACACTTGGGAATGATTTCACTTGAAGAGGACAAGCAAATGAAACCACTGATCAAGAGATCATCATCTTGGACCTGCtga